The Nitrogeniibacter aestuarii genome has a window encoding:
- a CDS encoding DUF1127 domain-containing protein translates to MTSLSQPATLVPGPADASASLGRDVGPAACVKPTAPRADIRMSAFERLARTLILWHHRSRSRAALKRLDDRLLHDIGLDRDTARRVAAKRFWQD, encoded by the coding sequence ATGACCAGCCTCAGCCAACCCGCCACCCTCGTCCCCGGCCCTGCCGACGCGAGTGCCAGCCTCGGGCGTGATGTCGGTCCGGCCGCCTGCGTCAAGCCCACGGCACCGCGCGCCGACATCCGTATGTCCGCCTTCGAGCGGCTGGCCCGTACCCTGATCCTCTGGCACCACCGCAGCCGCAGCCGCGCCGCCCTGAAGAGACTCGACGACCGGCTGCTGCACGATATCGGCCTGGACCGCGACACCGCCCGGCGGGTCGCCGCCAAGCGCTTCTGGCAGGACTGA
- a CDS encoding GFA family protein, with product MKYTGSCHCGDIAFEVEGELDSVTTCNCSICQRKGAMMWFVPRVALELKTPDSAMATYTFNKHNIQHRFCPRCGIHPFGEAQTPDGNAMAAINVRCLDEVDLDALSVQAFDGRSI from the coding sequence ATGAAGTACACCGGAAGCTGCCATTGTGGCGACATCGCCTTTGAGGTCGAGGGCGAACTCGACAGCGTCACCACCTGCAACTGCTCCATCTGCCAGCGCAAGGGCGCCATGATGTGGTTCGTGCCACGCGTGGCGCTCGAGCTCAAGACCCCCGACTCGGCGATGGCCACCTACACCTTCAACAAGCACAACATCCAGCACCGCTTCTGCCCGCGCTGCGGCATTCATCCCTTTGGCGAGGCGCAGACGCCGGACGGCAACGCCATGGCGGCCATCAACGTGCGTTGTCTGGATGAGGTCGATCTGGACGCCTTGAGCGTGCAGGCGTTCGACGGCCGCTCGATCTGA
- a CDS encoding SRPBCC domain-containing protein: MSAAAPEDARRIMRTGRVLPYPPERVFEAIADPAQLARWWGPAGFTNTFEVFEFTPGGRWVFQMHGPDGQSYANSSVFDAIEPGRRVAVRHDCAPLFTLSITLTAVDEGTALDWVQAFDDAATADAVRARCLQGNEDNLDRLGAVLDGRDPA, from the coding sequence ATGAGCGCCGCCGCTCCGGAGGACGCGCGGCGCATCATGCGGACCGGCCGCGTCCTGCCGTATCCGCCGGAACGGGTGTTCGAGGCCATCGCCGATCCCGCACAACTGGCCCGCTGGTGGGGGCCGGCGGGCTTCACCAATACCTTCGAGGTGTTCGAGTTCACGCCTGGTGGGCGCTGGGTGTTCCAGATGCACGGGCCGGACGGGCAAAGCTACGCCAACTCGTCCGTTTTCGACGCCATCGAGCCGGGCCGGCGGGTGGCGGTGCGTCACGATTGTGCACCGCTGTTCACGCTGAGCATCACGTTGACGGCGGTCGATGAGGGCACGGCGCTGGATTGGGTGCAGGCCTTTGACGATGCGGCCACGGCCGACGCCGTGCGCGCACGCTGTCTGCAGGGAAACGAGGATAATCTCGACCGGCTGGGCGCGGTGCTCGATGGCCGCGATCCTGCCTGA
- a CDS encoding VOC family protein, translating into MHVTPYVMYAGCCEDAMTYYEQHLGAKITALMRYADAPDTPQAEQGQCPVSDPQQIMHGAFMLGETLIMASDAPDHTAGAPGVWLSLTADDEIQAANCFDALGEGGQIIMPLAPTFFAEQFGMCTDRFGASWMVIVPRECEAGV; encoded by the coding sequence ATGCATGTCACCCCTTACGTGATGTACGCCGGCTGTTGTGAAGACGCCATGACCTACTACGAACAGCACCTGGGCGCGAAGATCACCGCCCTCATGCGCTACGCCGACGCCCCCGACACGCCGCAGGCCGAACAGGGCCAATGTCCGGTCAGCGATCCACAGCAGATCATGCATGGCGCCTTCATGCTCGGCGAGACGCTGATCATGGCCTCGGATGCGCCCGACCATACCGCCGGCGCACCGGGTGTCTGGCTGTCCCTGACTGCGGATGACGAGATCCAGGCAGCCAACTGTTTCGATGCCCTGGGCGAGGGCGGCCAGATCATCATGCCGCTGGCGCCCACCTTCTTTGCCGAGCAGTTCGGCATGTGCACCGACCGCTTCGGCGCCAGCTGGATGGTCATCGTGCCGCGCGAATGCGAGGCCGGGGTATGA
- a CDS encoding YybH family protein: MDKNLQDDIRAIGDVIDTWVEAAKCGDLERIFSLYTDDLVAFDAIGALSFNDLATYRSHWQQCLDMCDGEMIFEMRDRCIEPTGDTALVHYLVRCGGRKPDGSEQTGEMRASVFLRRTSAGWKIRHEHYSMPFDPRDCAPGA, encoded by the coding sequence ATGGACAAGAACCTGCAAGACGACATCCGCGCCATCGGCGACGTGATCGATACCTGGGTCGAGGCCGCCAAATGTGGCGATCTCGAGCGCATTTTCAGCCTCTACACCGATGATCTGGTGGCTTTCGATGCCATCGGGGCGCTCTCATTCAACGACCTGGCCACCTACCGCAGTCACTGGCAGCAGTGCCTGGACATGTGCGACGGCGAGATGATCTTCGAGATGCGCGATCGCTGCATCGAGCCCACCGGCGACACCGCGCTGGTGCACTACCTGGTGCGTTGCGGCGGCCGTAAGCCCGATGGCAGTGAGCAGACCGGCGAGATGCGTGCCTCGGTGTTCCTGCGACGCACGAGCGCCGGCTGGAAGATCCGCCATGAACACTATTCGATGCCGTTCGACCCGCGTGACTGCGCGCCGGGCGCCTGA
- a CDS encoding YciI family protein, giving the protein MKYLCLVYADESLLHSLPDSPEDTECFAYAQQVAESGRMLAADALEPVATATTVRMRGGKVSITDGPFAETKEQLTGFYLVEARDLNEAIQLAANIPACRVGSVEVRPVRQLKV; this is encoded by the coding sequence ATGAAGTACCTGTGCCTCGTCTATGCCGACGAGTCCCTGCTGCACAGCCTGCCCGACAGCCCCGAGGACACCGAATGCTTCGCCTATGCGCAGCAGGTGGCCGAGAGCGGTCGCATGCTGGCGGCCGACGCCCTGGAGCCCGTGGCCACGGCCACCACCGTGCGCATGCGCGGCGGGAAGGTGAGCATCACCGACGGCCCTTTCGCCGAGACCAAGGAGCAGCTCACCGGCTTCTATCTCGTCGAAGCTCGTGACCTGAACGAAGCGATCCAGCTGGCGGCCAACATTCCGGCCTGTCGGGTGGGCAGTGTCGAAGTGCGCCCGGTGCGCCAGCTCAAGGTTTGA
- a CDS encoding RNA polymerase sigma factor yields MPQAKMAMDDVIGRLYREQSRRVLATLIRLLGDFDLAEEALQEAFVAASAQWPVDGLPDNPRAWLVSAGRFRAIDRIRQRARFDASMNDLAFRLAETGEDVAHPDTDGPGIEDDRLRLIFTCCHPALAPEARVALTLREVCGLTTEEIAAAYLTSPTTLAQRIVRAKAKIRDAGIPYEVPEAPDLPARLDSVLQVIYLIFNEGYLASSGEALMRTELSAEAIRLARLLVDLLPEPEVMGLLGLMLLTEARRPARTDAAGRPVLLSDQDRSLWLKPMIEEGCAVVTRALESKRIGPYALQGAIAAVHAEAGDAGATDWPQIVGLYDALMQRMPTPVVALNRAVAVAMRDGPTAGLRLIDALMADGGLDDYRLAHAARAELLQQQGDAAAAREAWDAALALTRPSAERDHMLARRGVLG; encoded by the coding sequence GTGCCGCAAGCGAAGATGGCGATGGACGATGTGATCGGTCGGCTGTACCGCGAGCAGTCGCGGCGCGTGCTGGCCACCCTGATTCGCCTGCTCGGCGATTTTGATCTGGCGGAAGAGGCCCTTCAGGAAGCCTTTGTGGCGGCCAGTGCCCAATGGCCGGTGGACGGCTTGCCGGACAATCCGCGTGCCTGGCTGGTCTCGGCCGGGCGTTTCCGGGCCATCGACCGCATCCGCCAGCGGGCACGGTTCGATGCCTCCATGAACGATCTGGCCTTCCGGCTCGCGGAAACCGGCGAGGATGTGGCTCACCCCGACACCGACGGCCCGGGTATCGAGGACGACCGCCTGCGGCTGATCTTCACCTGCTGCCATCCGGCGCTGGCCCCCGAGGCGCGGGTGGCGCTCACCCTGCGCGAGGTGTGCGGGCTCACGACCGAAGAAATCGCCGCGGCCTATCTGACGAGCCCGACCACCCTGGCGCAGCGCATCGTGCGCGCCAAGGCCAAGATCCGCGACGCCGGCATCCCCTATGAAGTGCCGGAAGCGCCGGACCTGCCAGCGCGGCTCGACAGCGTGTTGCAGGTGATCTATCTCATCTTCAACGAGGGCTATCTGGCTTCCAGTGGCGAAGCGCTCATGCGCACGGAGCTGTCCGCCGAGGCCATCCGGCTGGCGAGGCTGCTCGTCGATCTGCTGCCCGAGCCGGAAGTGATGGGCCTGCTCGGGCTCATGCTGCTGACCGAAGCGAGGCGACCGGCGCGCACCGATGCGGCGGGGCGGCCGGTCCTGCTGAGCGATCAGGACCGCAGCCTGTGGCTCAAGCCCATGATCGAAGAGGGCTGCGCGGTGGTGACCCGCGCGCTCGAATCGAAACGCATCGGCCCCTATGCCTTGCAGGGCGCCATCGCGGCCGTTCATGCCGAAGCCGGGGATGCCGGCGCCACCGACTGGCCGCAGATTGTCGGCCTCTACGACGCCCTGATGCAGCGCATGCCGACGCCGGTGGTGGCACTCAACCGGGCCGTGGCGGTGGCCATGCGCGACGGCCCGACCGCCGGGCTGCGCCTGATCGATGCCCTGATGGCCGATGGGGGCCTGGATGACTACCGCCTGGCCCATGCCGCCCGGGCCGAGCTGTTGCAGCAGCAGGGCGATGCGGCCGCCGCGCGTGAAGCGTGGGATGCGGCCCTTGCACTGACACGGCCGTCGGCCGAACGCGATCACATGCTGGCGCGACGCGGCGTGCTGGGCTGA
- a CDS encoding CHASE2 domain-containing protein: protein MTAKPAPSIFISYRRSDASSPAGRLCDWLKRQFGSKRVFLDTDINYGDNFAQVLESRLAEVSVLIVVIGPDWLDCRNEHGRRLDQPDDYVRMEVETGLRRGIRLIPVLVGGAEMPAADDLPEALKPLHLHNAARIDDHSFRQHFDALVDQLVGPRDPRQQERDRLMRLVRGLGAGALLSAAIAIAIVMAVWTGALSLFNLDTYSDALLLSAADAVDPPPESPGIMLVGIDDASEGALGPPALGANAHWRQLHARLIERAHRAGAEAVVFDMSLVTPTDADDALAGAAARAASGEPRTRVVIGGNRLNESDLAVAPGLRSLPAGSTCLQRRGHRYAVPLAVLDPAADIEATVPVIRPALALLASVEGKAIDADLDRRRLNVNGLRLSESPRFTTIARVREGACQALAANDEVASLMLRPTPPAYWRDPERTMSYAAALDAATPDTRLAGRILLVGDTRSQSRDRHPVRHGLSSTVVPGVQLHADAILSLRHHREPVQLTAGGTLATALLCALTGAIASFLLFTRPPWQRRLAFGVLCVGYLLVAWGSAVFNVLLNLPYDLIAFTLAYLIVWRWQRRDQAPELPHD, encoded by the coding sequence ATGACCGCGAAGCCTGCGCCATCCATTTTCATCAGCTACCGACGCTCGGACGCCAGTTCGCCCGCCGGCCGCCTGTGTGACTGGCTCAAACGCCAGTTTGGCAGCAAACGGGTCTTCCTCGATACCGATATCAACTACGGAGACAATTTCGCCCAGGTGCTCGAATCGCGCCTGGCCGAGGTCAGTGTGCTGATCGTGGTCATCGGCCCGGACTGGCTTGACTGCCGCAACGAGCACGGGCGCCGGCTCGACCAGCCGGACGACTATGTGCGCATGGAGGTGGAGACCGGTCTTCGACGCGGCATCCGGCTTATTCCGGTGCTGGTGGGCGGGGCCGAGATGCCCGCTGCCGACGATCTTCCGGAAGCGCTCAAGCCTCTTCACCTGCACAACGCCGCCCGCATTGACGACCACAGTTTTCGCCAGCATTTCGACGCCCTGGTGGATCAGCTGGTCGGCCCGCGCGACCCGCGCCAGCAGGAGCGGGACCGCCTCATGCGCCTGGTCCGGGGGCTGGGCGCCGGTGCCCTGCTGTCGGCGGCCATCGCCATCGCCATCGTCATGGCGGTGTGGACCGGCGCGCTGTCGCTGTTCAATCTCGACACCTACAGCGATGCCCTGCTGCTGAGCGCAGCGGATGCCGTCGATCCGCCGCCCGAATCGCCCGGCATCATGCTGGTGGGGATCGACGACGCCAGCGAAGGCGCGCTCGGCCCGCCTGCCCTGGGGGCCAACGCCCACTGGCGACAACTGCATGCCCGCCTCATCGAGCGCGCGCACCGTGCCGGCGCCGAGGCCGTGGTGTTCGACATGAGCCTGGTCACCCCCACGGACGCCGATGATGCCCTGGCCGGCGCCGCAGCGCGCGCCGCCTCGGGCGAGCCGCGCACCCGGGTGGTGATCGGTGGCAATCGTCTGAATGAATCGGATCTGGCCGTCGCGCCCGGCCTGCGCAGCCTGCCCGCTGGATCGACCTGCCTGCAGCGGCGCGGCCATCGCTACGCCGTGCCGCTTGCGGTGCTGGACCCGGCGGCGGATATCGAGGCCACCGTGCCCGTCATCCGACCGGCACTGGCGCTGCTCGCCAGTGTAGAAGGGAAGGCCATCGATGCCGACCTCGACCGTCGTCGCCTCAATGTCAATGGCCTGCGCCTGAGCGAGTCGCCCCGATTCACGACCATTGCGCGGGTTCGTGAGGGCGCCTGCCAGGCACTGGCTGCCAACGACGAAGTGGCCAGCCTGATGCTGCGCCCCACACCACCGGCCTACTGGCGGGATCCGGAACGCACCATGAGCTATGCCGCCGCGCTGGACGCGGCCACGCCCGACACGCGACTGGCCGGCCGCATTCTGCTGGTCGGCGACACCCGTAGCCAGTCGCGAGACCGCCACCCGGTACGACACGGCCTGAGCAGCACGGTAGTGCCGGGCGTGCAGTTGCATGCGGACGCCATTCTTTCGCTGCGCCACCATCGCGAGCCGGTGCAACTGACGGCCGGCGGCACGCTTGCCACCGCACTGCTGTGCGCACTGACCGGCGCCATTGCCAGCTTTCTGCTCTTTACGCGCCCGCCCTGGCAGCGCCGGCTCGCCTTCGGCGTGTTGTGCGTCGGCTATCTGCTCGTCGCCTGGGGCAGCGCCGTGTTCAACGTCTTGCTCAACCTGCCCTACGACCTCATCGCCTTCACCCTCGCCTACCTCATCGTGTGGCGCTGGCAACGACGCGACCAAGCCCCGGAGCTCCCCCATGACTGA
- a CDS encoding FecR family protein: MTDLRRLPFLWLTLLALCLTGCGPSLSKVVREAPGGGFVAVDAGSAPNIVSVTRNGAPLKVGVPLALQKGDIIETGDGGAVLRLENGEVVLAPRTRVRLGSIEVFFGKVFASVRGVFRAEDDTVAADVEGTQFMFESTPGRGMRVVVLEGVVRCSSKSAQWNPLRVVAGREMTLSRSDATHPHVNPASEADMAEIHRWVDRIRSAPRAGYCCAGGRISESLSNACRGHFYDSMSTAQRQCTPGWCCANGKVSDSLRADCRGSFHTGQRDAIQACTEPTGWCCSNEKLSQTKRSQCRGQFFGDDAYAARRACTPPSNPPASTGTVREPIRVDPRTIELLQQKVWCCAGGVVRQLDKTSCTRLSGSAYPDEATARRRCVVIR, encoded by the coding sequence ATGACTGACCTGCGACGCCTGCCCTTCCTCTGGCTGACCCTCCTCGCCCTTTGCCTGACCGGTTGCGGCCCCAGCCTCAGCAAGGTCGTGCGCGAAGCGCCCGGCGGGGGCTTCGTGGCCGTCGACGCCGGCAGCGCACCCAACATCGTGTCGGTGACCCGCAACGGCGCGCCGCTCAAGGTGGGTGTGCCGCTGGCACTGCAGAAAGGCGACATCATCGAGACGGGCGACGGCGGCGCAGTGTTGCGGCTGGAAAACGGGGAAGTCGTGCTTGCGCCGCGCACCCGGGTGCGACTGGGCTCCATCGAAGTGTTCTTCGGCAAGGTCTTTGCCAGCGTGCGCGGCGTGTTCCGCGCCGAGGACGACACCGTGGCCGCCGATGTGGAGGGCACCCAGTTCATGTTCGAATCCACGCCGGGCCGTGGCATGCGCGTGGTGGTGCTCGAAGGGGTGGTGCGATGCTCGTCGAAGTCTGCCCAGTGGAATCCACTGCGCGTCGTGGCCGGCCGGGAAATGACGCTGTCCCGGTCCGATGCTACCCACCCGCATGTGAATCCGGCCAGCGAGGCCGACATGGCAGAGATTCACCGCTGGGTCGACCGTATCCGGAGCGCCCCCAGAGCCGGCTATTGCTGCGCCGGCGGCCGCATCAGCGAAAGCCTGTCAAACGCCTGCCGGGGGCACTTCTACGACAGCATGAGCACCGCTCAGCGCCAGTGCACACCCGGATGGTGCTGTGCCAACGGCAAGGTGAGCGACAGCCTGCGCGCAGACTGCCGGGGCAGTTTCCACACCGGGCAGCGCGATGCCATCCAGGCCTGTACCGAGCCGACCGGCTGGTGTTGCAGCAACGAGAAACTCAGCCAGACGAAACGCAGCCAGTGCCGGGGGCAATTCTTTGGCGACGACGCCTATGCGGCGCGACGTGCGTGCACCCCGCCAAGCAATCCACCCGCGTCCACAGGCACGGTGCGTGAGCCGATCCGGGTCGATCCGCGCACCATCGAATTGCTGCAACAGAAGGTCTGGTGCTGTGCCGGCGGCGTGGTCAGACAGCTCGACAAGACCAGTTGCACCCGCCTGAGCGGCAGCGCCTACCCGGACGAAGCCACCGCCCGGCGCCGCTGCGTGGTGATTCGCTGA
- a CDS encoding protein adenylyltransferase SelO: protein MRRNTDNHGRHRLDALPFDNSFARLPERFYTRLDPWGLPDPHLIAVSETAAQLIGLHADELAKPEFVQAFAGNAPLPGGETLAAVYSGHQFGVWAGQLGDGRAHLLGEIQTPDGPWELQLKGGGQTPYSRMGDGRAVLRSSIREFLCSEAMAALGIPTTRALALVGSNAPVRRETIETAAIVTRMSPTFVRFGSFEHWAANNDIEALQTLTDYVIDRFYPACREDTNPARAMLAEVSRRTAELMADWQAVGFMHGVMNTDNMSILGLTIDYGPYGFMDHFKSGHICNHSDSAGRYRFSHQPHVAIWNLQALCHALMPVMESPTALKTAVEEPFVEAYNRAFIGKMAAKLGFEQAQASDADLVVDLYKVMQESKVDYPSFFRALARLPKSPAGAEADAPVRDMFIDRDAADGWLAQWRERLAADTRSDTERQAAMNAVNPKYVLRNWVAESAIRAAQQGDYSELHTIHDCLSRPFDEQPENERYAAPPPDWAEDLEVSCSS, encoded by the coding sequence ATGCGTCGCAATACTGACAATCACGGCCGCCATCGCCTCGATGCCCTGCCCTTCGACAACAGCTTCGCCCGCCTGCCCGAGCGTTTCTACACCCGGCTCGACCCGTGGGGCCTGCCCGACCCGCACCTGATCGCCGTGAGCGAAACCGCCGCGCAACTGATCGGCCTGCATGCGGACGAACTGGCAAAGCCCGAGTTCGTGCAGGCCTTTGCCGGCAATGCCCCCCTGCCCGGCGGCGAGACGCTGGCGGCGGTGTATTCCGGCCATCAGTTCGGCGTCTGGGCCGGCCAGCTGGGCGATGGGCGCGCCCACTTGCTGGGCGAGATTCAGACCCCGGACGGCCCGTGGGAGCTACAACTCAAGGGCGGCGGCCAGACGCCCTACTCGCGCATGGGCGATGGCCGCGCGGTGCTGCGCTCGTCGATTCGCGAGTTCCTGTGTTCGGAGGCCATGGCCGCGCTGGGCATCCCCACCACCCGGGCGCTGGCGCTGGTCGGCTCCAACGCCCCGGTGCGCCGCGAGACCATCGAAACCGCCGCCATTGTCACCCGCATGTCACCCACCTTCGTGCGCTTCGGCTCCTTCGAGCACTGGGCGGCCAACAACGACATCGAGGCCCTGCAGACGCTCACCGACTACGTCATCGACCGCTTCTACCCGGCCTGCCGGGAGGACACCAACCCCGCCCGCGCCATGCTCGCCGAAGTCAGCCGCCGCACCGCCGAGCTCATGGCCGACTGGCAGGCGGTGGGCTTCATGCACGGGGTGATGAACACCGACAACATGTCGATTCTGGGCCTGACCATCGACTACGGCCCCTACGGCTTCATGGACCATTTCAAGTCCGGGCACATCTGCAACCACTCCGACAGCGCCGGGCGCTACCGCTTCAGTCACCAGCCCCATGTGGCCATCTGGAACCTGCAGGCCCTGTGCCATGCCCTCATGCCGGTGATGGAAAGCCCGACAGCCCTCAAGACCGCCGTGGAAGAGCCTTTCGTGGAGGCCTACAACCGCGCCTTCATCGGCAAGATGGCCGCCAAGCTCGGCTTCGAGCAGGCGCAGGCCAGCGACGCCGATCTGGTCGTCGATCTGTACAAGGTCATGCAGGAGAGCAAGGTGGATTACCCAAGCTTCTTCCGCGCGCTGGCCAGGCTGCCGAAATCCCCGGCAGGCGCCGAGGCCGACGCCCCGGTGCGAGACATGTTCATCGACCGCGACGCTGCCGACGGCTGGCTCGCCCAATGGCGCGAACGCCTCGCCGCCGACACACGCAGCGACACCGAGCGCCAGGCCGCCATGAACGCGGTCAACCCGAAATACGTGCTGCGCAACTGGGTCGCCGAAAGCGCCATCCGCGCCGCACAGCAAGGCGACTACAGCGAACTGCACACCATCCACGACTGCCTCAGCCGGCCCTTCGACGAGCAGCCAGAGAACGAGCGCTACGCCGCACCGCCGCCGGACTGGGCGGAGGATCTGGAGGTGAGTTGTTCGAGTTGA
- a CDS encoding PIN domain-containing protein, which yields MTAAVLLDTSFLISLVDQNRTNHSVATQYYRALIEQQVPMYFSAIVAAEFDIKQPITDLPLKNFRAIPFNIPHAREAGRLWNELGKRDDGDVRHVVRDDVKLIAQANHESIPFILTEDESTLYKYCERLKASGASKTRAIKLADGFDVCALREDGQRGLEFEGKHDDLQEGR from the coding sequence ATGACGGCAGCTGTTTTGCTAGATACAAGTTTCCTTATTTCGTTGGTAGATCAAAACCGAACAAATCATTCCGTTGCAACGCAGTACTACCGCGCACTTATTGAGCAACAAGTGCCGATGTATTTTTCTGCGATAGTCGCAGCGGAGTTTGATATCAAACAGCCAATTACTGATCTCCCACTAAAAAACTTCCGTGCAATCCCGTTCAACATCCCTCACGCAAGAGAGGCTGGGCGCTTATGGAATGAGCTCGGGAAACGGGATGACGGTGACGTACGCCATGTCGTCAGAGACGATGTGAAACTGATCGCTCAAGCCAATCATGAATCTATTCCGTTTATATTGACCGAAGACGAGTCGACACTTTACAAATACTGCGAGCGCCTGAAAGCTTCGGGGGCCTCGAAAACCCGAGCCATCAAATTGGCTGACGGCTTTGATGTGTGTGCTTTGAGAGAGGATGGGCAACGAGGGCTTGAGTTTGAAGGGAAGCACGACGATTTGCAGGAAGGCCGGTAA
- a CDS encoding nuclear transport factor 2 family protein, which translates to MEFKRIISAGVLAMSLMACERPAPEVGIRDAITDIEQAISARDNAGVREHLTDDFQGGPGDAAGSLDKRGAQRMLAGYFLRYKNIGVVVTAITVEPLAHDPEQAWSEATVVLTGAEGLIPETGRAYSVRGLWQYRDGAWRLAQLGWE; encoded by the coding sequence TTGGAGTTCAAACGCATCATCAGCGCAGGTGTGCTCGCGATGAGCTTGATGGCCTGCGAACGGCCTGCACCCGAAGTGGGCATTCGCGACGCCATCACCGACATCGAGCAGGCCATCAGCGCCCGGGACAACGCGGGGGTGCGCGAGCATCTCACGGACGATTTCCAGGGCGGGCCGGGCGATGCGGCCGGCTCACTCGACAAGCGCGGCGCGCAACGCATGCTGGCCGGTTACTTCCTGCGCTACAAGAACATCGGTGTGGTCGTGACCGCCATCACTGTCGAACCCCTGGCGCACGACCCGGAACAGGCGTGGAGCGAGGCCACGGTCGTGCTCACCGGCGCCGAAGGGCTGATTCCGGAGACCGGGCGGGCGTATTCGGTGCGGGGCTTGTGGCAGTACCGGGATGGGGCGTGGCGGTTGGCGCAGTTGGGTTGGGAGTGA